TTTCTTCTCGGCTGCCACCGCTGCCGGTGCTTTCGGTGGTCTCTTGGCTCGCGGTATCGTTGAGATGAGAGGCGTCGGTGGTCTCTCTGGCTGGCAGTGGatcttcatcctcgaggGTATCCTCACCGTCATCATCGCCATTGTTGCCTACTTCGTCATGCAGGACTACCCCTCCACAGCCAAGTTCctcaccgaggaggagcgtGCCGAAGTCAGCGCCCGTCTCAAGCGCGATCGGTCCTCGCTGGCCGACGAGTTCGACATGAAGTACTTCTGGGCCGCTCTCAAGGACTGGAAGATCTGGGTGCACATGTTCATCACCATTGGCGTCTACACTGGTCTCTACTCGTACTcgctcttcctccccaccatcatcaacgatctcggcaccgccacctcccccgagATGGCCCAGCTCATGACTGTTCCTCCCTACATTGTAGCCTGCTTGTTCTGCATCGGCGCAGGCTGGCACGCTGACAGGCGTGGTGAGCGCGGCATCTACATGATTGGATTCATGATCATGGCGTAAGTCCTTGTTCTCGTTCCTGTCCCGACATTCAGTAGTGAGAGAATGGCTCTAACATGGTGATTCTTGCAGCATCGTTGGACTGATTTGCTTGATTGCGACGCCGAATGCCGGTGTCCGCTACTTTGgctgcttcctcctcgcctcggGTATCTACCCCAACGTCCCCCAGGGTGTCGCGTGGAACGGCAACAACATTGGCGGTTCCCTCAAGCGCGGTGTCGGCATTGCCATGCACGTCGGCTTCGGCAACTTGGGCGGTACCATTTCTGCCTACCTCTTCTTGACCAAGGACCGCCCCCGCTACTACCCCGGCTTCGGCACTCTTCTCGCCTGCCAGGTCATGGCTGCCACTCTGTCCATCTTCATGACCATCTACTTGCGTCGGGAGAACGCCCGCCGTGACCGCGAGTACAAGCCTCCAAGCGAGTACACCGAGGAGGAAAGGGTTGccgagagggagaagggcgaCAACGCTAGCTTTTTCCGCTACACCATTTAAGCAGTCGAGAATATCCTCTTTTCTGTCTTGTCTTGGGTCAGGTTTTCCCGCAGCGATATCTGGGTCGGGGTGTTGGGTTAGGCTTTCAGAGAGAGGAGGCATGTACACAGTTTTTGGGTCTTGATCATGAATTTCAACAGTACGGAATTCATACTGGTCAATTAACCCTCTGCATCGCCTAGTGATGCATGTTGAATGATGGACTATTTATTCTTGTTGGTTGCGGCAAAGACACCCACACCATGTTCTTCTGCCTTTTCACTAGCCCCTGCAAAGTGATGTTTTGGATTCCGTCGTGGATGTCTCTACAGTGTAGGTCCACTAACTTTTGGTTTAGAGACTGTCAGAAAAAAAGTATCTTCTATATACTATTTTGCTTCAAAGTCTCGTCGAAGCTTGGTTGAGACTACAACTGTGGAAAATaagaataaaaataaattacaAAAATTGGATGATGAGAGTGGGATTCGAACCCACGCCCTTTCGGACCACGGAATCCTGGGTTAGGGGATGTTGATTAAGGAAGACCTTAACGTGGCGCCTTAGACCGCTCGGCCATCTCACCTTCTGATTGGTTGATACTATTATCGGTTTAATTCCCTATATTTGTATACATTCTACGTCCTCGTGTCTCGTGGCGTTCATCAAATCGAACCCTTTTGATGTGAGATGAGAACCTCGCCAACAGTTTTAGTTAAAGATATATGAATGTTACTCAATCTGCGATTGGGAACACTGAGTCATGGCTTTGACTCAGGACAACCTCGCTTACACTTCTATCCAATAAGATATTGTCCGGCCCAATAAAGATGTTCCTGGATGCACGATGGTGCAAGCCAGCGTCGAATATCGACCTGACAAAACCCCTCATTCTTGGGGCTTCTACATAAGCGCAATGAAGTTCCTCCTGGGGGGCGAAAGCATTTTCTAAGAACCCAAGCCTCAGCAGAAACCCACTCGGCAACTATCAATATGAGATCCCACTGGGTCCTTCCCCTCTACTTTACCGCTCTCGCGGCCAGTACCCCGAAGCCCGACCACAAGCCCGAATCGATCAGCTACATCACACTCGAGGAGCATTGGGTCTCTCCCGCTCTCTACTCCTACTTCCTACCGTCCTCTCGCCGCTGCCCCCGCCTGTTCTCAGTGCAACCCTGGTCAGTCTCCAAGAAGTCGGTCCAGTTCGTCTCGCATCCATGAAGAATAGCTCCATCTCTCTGCAAGTTGTGTCTCACGTTGCCTCGGGCCCGGAACCGATGCAACAATCCCGACCTCACAGCTTTGGCAAACAGCCAGCTATTCTCCCGCATCAAGCCCTGCCCTGCCAACTTCAGGGGTTTCTGCGTGCTCCCAATGGCCATTCCTGCTGAAGCGGCCAGCCAGCTGAAGACATGTGTTCAGGAGTATGGCTTTGTTGGCGCCTTGATTGATGCATATGATGTTCAGCCTTCCGGCGACAAGTATCAGTTTTATGAAGGAAGGGAATATGATGAATTCTGGCGAACCGTTCAGGAGCTGGACGTTCCGGTATATCTGCATCCTTCCTTCCAGTCGTTGGATGAGGTGTTTACTCCTGGGGAACTGTACTACCAAGAGGATTCGGTGGCGGCCTCGGCGGGATTGGCTACGGCAAGCTGGGACTGGCACTCGAGAACGGGCCTTTCGTTTCTGAGACTTTATACTGGGGGCGTCTTTGAGAGATTCCCAAAACTGAAGATTGTGCTCGGTCACATGGGAGAAATGGTGCCATTCTATCTGTGGAGGTCAAACGCGGTGTTGAGCAGAGGCAGGCCGACGTCCTTGAGAGATGTATGGAGAAACAATATATGGGTGGCGGTCAGTGCCGTGTGGGATTTGGACGTTATGAGGATGGTGCATGCTGTGACGGATGTGAGGAGGGTCATGTATGCCGTTGACTACCCGTTTGGCAGGAACGCTGAGGGCAAGGCCTTAATGGAAGAGCTGCGCAAGAGCAAACTGGTGAGCGAGAAGGAATTCAAGGGGATTGCGAATGGAAATGCCAAGGCGTTGTTGCGCTTGAAATGAGGCGAGAACAACCACCTCAGCGGCCATGCTACCTAGGGAACATGGTTTAGCAGGCTGGACTTGAGCAAATGGTTGCTTTCCTGCATCAGCAGAGTTCGAAGGACAGGCATGCACACTGCGACAATGGTGATGGCCCCTTCTGCTGTGCCTAGTGtcatcagcaccaccacatgTTCTACAGAAGCTCAAGTTAGGTCGTTGTTCTCAGCTTGGGACCAGAGTTTGCTTTTACCTGGCCCTGCACGGGGACGGTTCACGTTGTGAATGGCGAGGATCTTCATAAACGACGCAATTCCGGCACTTTTAGCTAGTCAGTCACCTGGAATAGAAAAGGAAAATGCCCAGGCACTCACAAaacccccattcccatcgcGATAGTGATCCcgatcttctccttcctcctcatcatcaagggCCAAAAGATTTTGCATGGCAATAAGGCGAGCATGACATCGACTGCACCGGAGTAGGCTGGCAATCTTTCGTAAATATCAAGACCTAGATAGATCTTATCGAATTGCAAAATGCAAGAGCTTACCGGCAACAAACATATTATAACCATTCATAAGGCCCAGTGGCAGGCATTTCCCCCCTGGCACCTCCTGTCTCCAGATCCGATCCAGAGGCCAACAGTGTGCCCACTGTATGATACAGCTCCCGGCTATAAAAATGTTGGTTGTCCATATCGCAAACCAC
The window above is part of the Podospora pseudopauciseta strain CBS 411.78 chromosome 2 map unlocalized CBS411.78m_2.2, whole genome shotgun sequence genome. Proteins encoded here:
- a CDS encoding uncharacterized protein (COG:G; EggNog:ENOG503NU7U); this translates as MGAAAEVSGADRDIPTTESDSVTNEKAVFKNTDSDAVESAGWDETATKKLIRKIDVTLIPFLALLYLLSFLDRTNIGNARLDTLERDLKLDSARLQYNDALAIFFPFYVAAEVPSNMAMKRFRPSIWIPSIMVAWGICTTLMGIVHNYAGLMAVRAVLGIAEGGLFPGITYYITMWYRRHECGLRMAIFFSAATAAGAFGGLLARGIVEMRGVGGLSGWQWIFILEGILTVIIAIVAYFVMQDYPSTAKFLTEEERAEVSARLKRDRSSLADEFDMKYFWAALKDWKIWVHMFITIGVYTGLYSYSLFLPTIINDLGTATSPEMAQLMTVPPYIVACLFCIGAGWHADRRGERGIYMIGFMIMAIVGLICLIATPNAGVRYFGCFLLASGIYPNVPQGVAWNGNNIGGSLKRGVGIAMHVGFGNLGGTISAYLFLTKDRPRYYPGFGTLLACQVMAATLSIFMTIYLRRENARRDREYKPPSEYTEEERVAEREKGDNASFFRYTI
- a CDS encoding uncharacterized protein (COG:S; EggNog:ENOG503NXIV), with amino-acid sequence MAIPAEAASQLKTCVQEYGFVGALIDAYDVQPSGDKYQFYEGREYDEFWRTVQELDVPVYLHPSFQSLDEVFTPGELYYQEDSVAASAGLATASWDWHSRTGLSFLRLYTGGVFERFPKLKIVLGHMGEMVPFYLWRSNAVLSRGRPTSLRDVWRNNIWVAVSAVWDLDVMRMVHAVTDVRRVMYAVDYPFGRNAEGKALMEELRKSKLVSEKEFKGIANGNAKALLRLK